The proteins below are encoded in one region of Sulfitobacter sp. SK012:
- a CDS encoding putative rhamnosyl transferase — MQTSIKTIGICRFSYAGMGGFQVEHPDLPAREAFLYDPVRMEERFRLFEAITLPSVAGQTDPDFTFLIVTGDSLPDAYMTRLRALTERIPQTMIRSYPPLPHRKVMKRAINEARGDADTPCLQFRLDDDDAMAVTFVARLKQTALDLRSLWDRHPAIAIDFNKGYVFTAGPEGISVWAYKYQYSAIALGMLVQPGHTDTIMNHGHQNLWKTMPTVTFTDEDMMMRGHNDFNDSRQKARRNVFDYQPLDSGQAAYFKKTFNIDNAVVRRIFSVG; from the coding sequence TTGCAGACCTCCATCAAGACCATCGGCATCTGCCGGTTTTCATATGCCGGCATGGGCGGGTTTCAGGTCGAGCACCCTGACCTCCCCGCCCGTGAGGCTTTCCTTTATGACCCTGTCCGAATGGAGGAACGCTTTCGCCTGTTCGAGGCAATCACCCTGCCGTCGGTCGCTGGCCAAACCGACCCGGACTTCACGTTTCTGATTGTGACGGGCGACAGCCTACCGGACGCCTATATGACCCGGTTGCGCGCGCTGACCGAACGCATTCCGCAAACCATGATCCGCAGCTATCCGCCCCTGCCCCACCGCAAGGTCATGAAACGCGCCATCAACGAAGCGCGCGGGGATGCGGACACCCCATGCCTTCAATTTCGGCTGGATGATGACGATGCAATGGCGGTGACCTTCGTCGCCCGCCTCAAGCAAACCGCGTTAGATTTGCGCAGCCTTTGGGACAGGCACCCCGCAATCGCCATCGATTTCAACAAAGGTTACGTTTTTACAGCTGGCCCCGAAGGCATCAGCGTTTGGGCCTATAAATATCAGTACTCAGCCATAGCACTTGGGATGTTGGTGCAGCCTGGCCATACCGATACGATCATGAACCACGGCCATCAGAACCTGTGGAAGACGATGCCGACTGTGACCTTTACCGACGAAGACATGATGATGCGCGGCCATAATGACTTCAACGACTCGCGTCAAAAAGCACGACGGAACGTGTTTGATTATCAGCCTTTGGACTCAGGCCAAGCCGCGTATTTCAAAAAAACGTTCAACATCGATAATGCGGTGGTGAGGCGTATCTTTTCAGTGGGTTAA
- a CDS encoding putative rhamnosyl transferase, translated as MQTIGLCRFSYPALGGFQVEHDTTDDRIRYLYGEARLEERFRLLETVALPCLKHQTDDDFELIIVIGDQLPKHHLDRLHALVEDMPQVRLHAEPPRPQREVMKEILNSARRKPNEPCLQFRYDDDDAVAVDFIDKLRAASADCAALTAKHRTVAFDWNKGFVAEFGPKGIAATEIFRPFYVAGLGMQIKGGSPLTIMNFAHEKISRFMPTVSFEGPAMFVRSHNTSNDSRQKPVKPVPVTPLTVKQEAMFRDRFAIDADTVQRVFTDG; from the coding sequence ATGCAGACCATCGGCCTGTGCCGTTTTTCCTACCCCGCTTTGGGCGGATTTCAAGTGGAACACGACACAACCGACGACCGCATCCGCTATCTCTACGGCGAGGCGAGGCTGGAAGAACGTTTTCGCCTGTTGGAAACCGTCGCCCTGCCCTGCCTCAAGCACCAAACGGACGATGATTTTGAGCTGATCATCGTGATTGGCGATCAATTGCCAAAACATCACTTGGATCGCTTGCATGCCCTCGTTGAGGACATGCCACAGGTGCGCCTGCACGCGGAACCCCCACGTCCGCAGCGCGAGGTGATGAAGGAGATCCTAAATAGCGCGCGTCGAAAACCAAATGAACCCTGCTTGCAGTTTCGCTATGATGATGATGACGCGGTCGCCGTAGATTTCATCGATAAACTGCGCGCCGCCTCTGCGGATTGCGCTGCCCTGACGGCCAAACATCGCACCGTCGCGTTTGATTGGAACAAGGGTTTCGTTGCAGAATTTGGGCCAAAGGGTATCGCCGCGACCGAAATTTTTCGCCCTTTCTATGTTGCCGGCCTGGGGATGCAGATCAAAGGGGGCAGCCCGCTGACGATCATGAACTTTGCCCATGAAAAAATCAGCCGCTTTATGCCTACTGTGAGTTTTGAGGGCCCAGCCATGTTTGTGCGCAGTCACAACACGTCTAATGACAGCCGACAAAAGCCGGTCAAACCTGTGCCTGTCACCCCCCTGACCGTCAAACAAGAAGCCATGTTCCGGGATCGCTTTGCCATCGATGCAGACACCGTACAGCGCGTTTTTACCGACGGATAG
- the rpsL gene encoding 30S ribosomal protein S12, translated as MPTIQQLIRKPRQPKVKRSKSMHLEACPQKRGVCTRVYTTTPKKPNSAMRKVAKVRLTNGFEVISYIPGESHNLQEHSVVLIRGGRVKDLPGVRYHILRGVLDTQGVKDRKQRRSKYGAKRPK; from the coding sequence ATGCCAACGATCCAACAGCTGATCCGCAAACCGCGCCAGCCCAAAGTTAAACGCTCGAAGTCTATGCACCTAGAAGCGTGTCCGCAAAAACGTGGCGTTTGTACGCGCGTTTATACAACGACACCGAAAAAGCCGAACTCGGCCATGCGTAAGGTTGCCAAAGTGCGCCTGACAAACGGTTTCGAAGTCATCAGCTATATTCCGGGTGAGTCGCACAACCTTCAGGAGCACTCTGTGGTTCTGATCCGTGGCGGCCGTGTCAAAGACCTTCCCGGTGTCCGTTACCACATTCTGCGTGGTGTTTTGGATACCCAGGGCGTCAAGGACCGTAAACAGCGTCGTTCGAAGTACGGTGCCAAGCGTCCGAAGTAA
- the rpsG gene encoding 30S ribosomal protein S7 translates to MSRRHAAEKREILPDAKYGDLVLSKFMNNLMIDGKKSVAERIVYNALDRVETKIKRAPVEVFHEALDNIQPSVEVRSRRVGGATYQVPVEVRPERRQALAIRWLIKAARSRNENTMEERLAGELMDAVQSRGTAVKKREDTHKMADANKAFSHYRW, encoded by the coding sequence ATGTCACGCCGTCACGCCGCTGAAAAACGCGAAATCCTGCCAGACGCCAAGTATGGTGATCTGGTATTGTCCAAATTCATGAACAACCTAATGATCGACGGTAAGAAATCCGTCGCGGAGCGTATTGTTTATAACGCTCTCGACCGGGTTGAGACCAAGATTAAGCGCGCCCCTGTGGAAGTTTTCCACGAAGCGCTCGATAACATCCAGCCATCCGTCGAAGTGCGTTCGCGCCGCGTTGGTGGTGCCACCTACCAGGTGCCCGTCGAAGTGCGTCCAGAGCGTCGTCAGGCGTTGGCGATCCGTTGGTTGATCAAAGCTGCGCGTTCGCGCAACGAGAACACCATGGAAGAGCGTCTTGCAGGCGAGCTAATGGATGCGGTGCAATCGCGCGGTACAGCCGTCAAAAAGCGTGAAGACACGCACAAGATGGCCGATGCGAACAAAGCATTCAGCCACTACCGCTGGTAA
- the fusA gene encoding elongation factor G, protein MARDYPLELYRNFGIIAHIDAGKTTCSERILYYTGKEHNIGEVHDGAATMDWMEQEQERGITITSAATTTFWERTEDGVTPDSAKHRMNIIDTPGHVDFTIEVERSLAVLDGAVTVLDGNAGVEPQTETVWRQADRYKVPRIVFVNKMDKIGADFFNCVAQIEDRTGATAIPVGVPIGAETELEGLIDLVTMVEWVYIGEDLGATWEKRPIRADLLDMATEWRGKMIEAAVEMDDDAMENYLMDGAEPDVATLRALLRKGTLSMAFVPVLGGSAFKNKGVQFLLNAVIDYLPSPLDVVDYMGFKPGDEEEIRDIPRRADDDMAFSGLAFKIMNDPFVGSLTFTRVYSGTLSKGDTLLNSTKGKKERVGRMMMMHAIDREEITEAFAGDIIALAGLKDTTTGDTLCAVNDPVVLETMTFPDPVIEIAVEPKTKADQEKMSTGLARLAAEDPSFRVETDIESGQTIMKGMGELHLDILVDRLKREFKVEANIGAPQVAYRETVSREAEIVYTHKKQSGGSGQFAEVKMIITPTEPGEGYSFESRVVGGSVPKEYIPGVEKGIKSVMDSGPLAGFPVIDFKVALIEGKYHDVDSSVLAFEIAGRMGMREGMKKAGAKLLEPIMKVEVVTPEEYTGGIIGDLTSRRGQVQGQDTRGNAIAIEAFVPLANMFGYINTLRSMSSGRANFSMQFDHYEGVPQNISDEIQAKFA, encoded by the coding sequence ATGGCACGCGACTATCCCCTCGAACTGTACCGTAACTTTGGTATCATCGCGCATATCGACGCCGGTAAAACCACATGTTCCGAACGTATCCTGTATTACACGGGTAAAGAGCATAACATTGGCGAAGTGCACGACGGCGCTGCGACAATGGACTGGATGGAGCAGGAGCAGGAACGGGGTATTACTATTACTTCCGCTGCGACGACGACATTCTGGGAACGCACAGAAGACGGCGTAACGCCGGATTCTGCTAAGCACCGCATGAACATCATCGACACGCCGGGTCACGTTGACTTCACGATTGAAGTTGAGCGTTCTTTGGCTGTTCTCGATGGCGCGGTTACCGTTCTTGACGGTAACGCCGGCGTTGAGCCGCAGACTGAAACTGTTTGGCGTCAGGCCGACCGTTACAAAGTTCCACGCATTGTGTTCGTCAACAAGATGGACAAAATCGGCGCGGACTTCTTCAACTGTGTTGCACAGATCGAAGACCGTACAGGTGCCACAGCCATTCCAGTCGGTGTTCCGATTGGTGCAGAGACAGAGCTTGAAGGTCTTATTGACCTCGTGACCATGGTCGAGTGGGTCTACATCGGTGAAGATCTTGGCGCGACTTGGGAAAAACGCCCGATCCGCGCTGATTTGCTGGACATGGCCACCGAATGGCGTGGCAAGATGATCGAAGCCGCCGTCGAAATGGACGACGACGCGATGGAAAACTACCTGATGGACGGCGCAGAGCCGGACGTTGCGACGCTTCGTGCATTGCTGCGTAAGGGTACGTTGTCTATGGCTTTCGTTCCTGTTCTGGGCGGTTCCGCGTTCAAGAACAAAGGTGTTCAGTTCCTTCTCAACGCTGTAATCGACTATCTGCCCAGCCCGCTGGATGTTGTTGATTACATGGGCTTTAAGCCCGGTGACGAAGAAGAAATACGTGACATCCCGCGCCGTGCGGATGATGATATGGCGTTCTCTGGCCTCGCATTTAAGATCATGAACGACCCTTTTGTTGGCTCTCTCACGTTTACTCGCGTCTATTCGGGTACTCTGAGCAAGGGCGACACTCTTTTGAACTCGACTAAGGGTAAGAAAGAGCGCGTTGGTCGTATGATGATGATGCACGCTATCGACCGTGAAGAAATCACGGAAGCATTTGCGGGTGACATCATCGCGCTTGCAGGTCTGAAAGACACCACAACAGGTGACACGCTTTGTGCGGTCAACGATCCTGTGGTTCTGGAAACCATGACGTTCCCCGATCCGGTTATCGAAATCGCGGTTGAGCCTAAAACAAAGGCCGACCAAGAGAAGATGTCCACCGGTTTGGCCCGTCTGGCTGCCGAGGATCCATCCTTCCGCGTTGAAACGGATATCGAATCCGGTCAGACCATCATGAAGGGCATGGGCGAACTTCACCTCGATATCTTGGTTGATCGTCTGAAGCGTGAATTCAAAGTTGAAGCCAACATCGGTGCGCCACAAGTGGCATATCGTGAGACTGTCAGCCGCGAAGCTGAGATCGTTTACACCCACAAGAAGCAATCGGGTGGTTCAGGTCAGTTCGCTGAAGTGAAGATGATCATCACTCCGACAGAACCCGGCGAAGGTTATTCGTTCGAGTCTCGTGTTGTTGGTGGTTCGGTGCCAAAGGAATACATCCCTGGTGTCGAAAAAGGGATCAAATCAGTCATGGACTCCGGTCCATTGGCGGGCTTCCCGGTCATCGACTTCAAAGTGGCGCTGATCGAAGGCAAATACCACGACGTTGACTCCAGTGTTCTTGCGTTTGAAATCGCAGGTCGCATGGGGATGCGTGAAGGCATGAAGAAAGCCGGCGCGAAATTGCTGGAACCGATCATGAAGGTCGAAGTGGTGACACCTGAAGAATACACAGGCGGCATCATCGGCGATCTGACTTCACGTCGTGGTCAGGTACAGGGTCAAGACACTCGCGGCAACGCGATTGCTATCGAAGCTTTTGTACCGCTCGCCAACATGTTCGGCTACATCAACACGTTGCGGTCAATGTCGTCGGGTCGTGCGAACTTCTCGATGCAGTTCGACCACTACGAAGGTGTGCCACAGAACATCTCCGACGAGATTCAGGCCAAATTTGCATAA
- the tuf gene encoding elongation factor Tu, with protein MAKEKFERNKPHVNIGTIGHVDHGKTTLTAAITKYFGDFQAYDQIDGAPEEKARGITISTAHVEYETEARHYAHVDCPGHADYVKNMITGAAQMDGAILVVNAADGPMPQTREHILLGRQVGIPEMVVYMNKVDQVDDDELLELVEMEIRELLSKYEYNGDDMPVVPGSALAALEGRDPEIGEESIKKLMAAVDEWIPTPERAIDQPFLLPVEDVFSISGRGTVVTGRIERGVINVGDSIEIVGIRDTKTTTCTGVEMFRKLLDRGEAGDNVGVLLRGIDREGVERGQVLCKPKSVMPHTKFEAEAYILTKDEGGRHTPFFANYRPQFYFRTTDVTGTVNLPEGTEMVMPGDNLKFDVELIAPIAMEQGLRFAIREGGRTVGAGVVSKITE; from the coding sequence ATGGCAAAGGAAAAGTTTGAACGTAACAAGCCGCACGTGAACATTGGCACGATTGGCCACGTTGACCACGGCAAGACGACGCTGACAGCGGCGATCACCAAGTATTTTGGTGACTTCCAAGCGTATGACCAAATTGACGGCGCGCCCGAAGAAAAAGCCCGTGGGATCACGATTTCCACAGCGCACGTGGAATATGAGACTGAAGCACGTCACTATGCGCACGTCGATTGCCCCGGCCACGCGGACTACGTCAAGAACATGATCACCGGTGCTGCCCAGATGGACGGCGCGATCTTGGTTGTGAACGCGGCCGACGGTCCAATGCCCCAGACGCGCGAGCACATCCTGCTGGGCCGCCAGGTTGGTATCCCAGAGATGGTTGTCTACATGAACAAGGTGGATCAGGTTGATGACGACGAGCTGCTTGAGCTGGTCGAAATGGAAATCCGTGAACTGCTTAGCAAGTATGAGTACAACGGCGACGACATGCCTGTTGTACCGGGCTCTGCACTTGCAGCCTTGGAAGGCCGCGATCCTGAGATTGGCGAAGAGTCGATCAAAAAGCTGATGGCAGCTGTTGACGAATGGATCCCAACGCCCGAGCGCGCGATTGACCAGCCGTTCTTGTTGCCGGTGGAAGATGTGTTCTCGATCTCTGGCCGTGGTACGGTTGTGACCGGTCGTATTGAGCGTGGCGTGATCAACGTGGGCGACAGCATCGAAATCGTTGGCATCCGCGACACGAAGACAACGACGTGTACTGGTGTTGAAATGTTCCGCAAGTTGCTGGATCGTGGTGAAGCTGGCGATAACGTTGGCGTTTTGTTGCGCGGCATCGACCGTGAAGGTGTTGAACGCGGTCAGGTTCTGTGTAAGCCGAAGTCGGTTATGCCACACACAAAGTTCGAGGCCGAGGCGTATATCTTGACCAAAGATGAAGGTGGCCGTCACACGCCATTCTTTGCGAACTATCGTCCACAGTTCTACTTCCGTACGACGGATGTGACCGGTACCGTGAACCTGCCCGAGGGCACAGAAATGGTCATGCCGGGCGACAACCTGAAGTTCGACGTTGAGCTGATTGCGCCGATCGCTATGGAGCAAGGCCTGCGCTTTGCGATCCGCGAAGGTGGCCGTACGGTTGGTGCCGGCGTGGTATCCAAGATCACTGAGTGA
- the rpsJ gene encoding 30S ribosomal protein S10 produces the protein MAASQNIRIRLKAFDYRVLDASTQEIVNTAKRTGASVRGPIPLPNKIEKFTVLRGPHVDKKSRDQFEIRTHKRLLDIVDPTPQTVDALMKLDLAAGVDVEIKLQS, from the coding sequence ATGGCTGCTAGCCAAAACATCCGCATTCGCCTGAAGGCGTTTGACTACCGGGTGCTTGATGCCTCCACTCAGGAAATCGTCAACACTGCTAAGCGCACAGGCGCTTCTGTTCGCGGCCCAATTCCGCTGCCGAACAAAATCGAAAAATTCACCGTTCTACGTGGTCCCCACGTTGACAAGAAATCCCGTGACCAGTTCGAAATCCGCACGCACAAGCGCCTGCTGGATATCGTTGATCCGACCCCCCAGACCGTAGACGCGCTGATGAAGCTCGACTTGGCTGCTGGTGTGGACGTCGAGATCAAGCTGCAGTCTTAA